The Ranitomeya imitator isolate aRanImi1 chromosome 3, aRanImi1.pri, whole genome shotgun sequence genome has a window encoding:
- the LOC138671802 gene encoding odorant receptor 131-2-like: protein MNITSIDSYMTQLTLQDSRAHEALNTIFILLTFLFFCFFVYFIVVLLIAYFTTPHVQENPRYILFAHMLINDTLFLVAGIFLSMFYTYVIYIPMTICYIMVTLATATFKVTPYNLAIMALERYIAICFPLRHVMFCTTERSYFIIAVMWFVGLLPTIADFIVLIVSVERSFFFQDLLCRQESLIVQPLQASIRSISLIGSLILVAFVILFTYIRVIVIARKTNSKSSSASKASRTLILHAIQLLLCLLSFSTSITESYNGEYVIILVDFNFLIFMCLPRLLSPLIYGIRDEVFSKCIWRMWKQ, encoded by the coding sequence ATGAATATAACGAGCATCGATTCTTATATGACCCAGCTAACTCTCCAGGACTCTAGGGCGCACGAGGCTCTGAATACAATATTTATTCTCTTAACATTCTTATTCTTCTGCTTCTTTGTCTACTTCATTGTCGTTCTTCTGATCGCCTACTTCACCACGCCTCACGTCCAGGAGAACCCTCGATATATCCTCTTTGCCCACATGCTCATCAATGATACATTGTTTCTAGTTGCAGGGATCTTCCTCTCCATGTTCTATACATATGTTATATACATCCCGATGACCATCTGCTACATCATGGTCACTCTTGCCACTGCTACCTTCAAGGTGACTCCTTATAACCTTGCCATCATGGCTTTGGAGCGTTACATAGCCATCTGTTTCCCCTTGAGACATGTCATGTTTTGTACAACTGAAAGATCCTACTTCATCATTGCAGTCATGTGGTTTGTCGGACTGCTTCCTACCATTGCCGATTTTATAGTTTTGATTGTATCGGTTGAGAGGAGTTTTTTCTTCCAAGATCTCCTATGCAGGCaggagtccctcatagtacaaccTCTGCAGGCTAGCATAAGGTCCATCTCCCTCATCGGTAGCCTAATTCTGGTGGCTTTTGTCATTCTTTTCACCTACATAAGAGTCATCGTCATAGCTCGAAAGACTAATTCCAAGAGTTCTTCGGCTTCAAAGGCCAGTCGAACCCTTATTCTTCATGCCATTCAGCTGCTACTGTGTCTCCTGTCCTTCTCGACCTCGATCACAGAGTCATACAATGGAGAGTATGTCATTATTTTGGTTGATTTCAATTTCCTGATTTTTATGTGTTTGCCTAGACTCCTCAGTCCTCTTATATACGGGATCAGAGATGAAGTGTTCAGCAAATGCATTTGGAGGATGTGGAAGCAATGA